DNA from Coffea arabica cultivar ET-39 chromosome 10c, Coffea Arabica ET-39 HiFi, whole genome shotgun sequence:
TGTCACCAGAATCAAGAATGACATTGAAAAAGTTCAATTGACTCAAAATTTTTGTTGATCTGGGCATTAAAATGTTAATTACAAGATACAGAGTTAAGTTTTCCTCAAACTTCAAATAAAGGACATTAATAATAGAGACTAGGACAGACACCATGCAATTTCAGTGAAGCAGAAATCAAGAATTTCTAAAACTGGTAAAGTTCAATTGATTCTGCTGACTAATATTTTACCAGAAAAATCTTATTATCAACCGAAATGGACATATTATTAAATAGGCAAAACTCCATTTACTTGAAAAATATTTAAGAAGTCATGACCAACCCCCAAATTTCACACTTAGGTTAAACTTCTACTTGAGACATAATAAATCTAAATCACTTAACTTTTATCAAGAAACTGAGAATACCTCTTGGACTGTGATAAACATCCTGATCATCAGGACTTAAATCCATATCGAGGATCTGTAATATAGTGAGTAACAAAAATCTTGATGTTAGGAAAGCAAAGATTAACAGAATACTAAACTTTAAATTAACAGCAATGAATATATTACCATTGCTTCAACATCAGAAAAATATGGCACATCATCATCACTCTCACAAGAAAACTCTTCCTCATCAGATAAAGCACAATTTACAGCTTGATTCGGAACTATCTGTCCTATGGAGTACAATTCTGCATGTATATCATCGCTTATCTGAACAGGAGATATACAATCTCCTTCCTGCTTACAGACGATAGCTTTCTTTTGTCTGTCGTAATCACCAGAGTTGTCATTTTGATCACTGTTTTCTGCTTGCTTCATCAAACCATTGTTAAGAGATTCGTTGATGATATCCTTGTTGCTTAAATGTTTTATATTAGCACCATTTGGACACTCACTACCACCTGTCTTCTTGAGTGCAACATGTGGGACATCACTACAAGGCAGTTCAAATCTAAGCCCGTCATCATTACATTGATGGTTATGACCCATTTCTGATAGAAATCTTGATTCTTGGGGAGGCACATGTACTTTACTGGTGCTTCTTGGTTCGCATTTGACCATAACTCCAGCAGTAGCCTTTTCACCATGTGAGAAATCATTCACAGATGAGGTCATGGGATAATAAGCTTCATCAGATTTTGCATTAGTTATCAAAGAGATAGATGAGCATGGCATCCAAATGGGAAGAAAAACATCGTCATTGTCAGGAATCTCAGTGTCTTCAGTGTTGAGTGTGCAGCAAATAACTCCATTGCGCAGTTCTGGAAATATAGGATTCACAGTCAAAGCAGAAGATAACCTTTGAGCCTCCACACTCCAAACTTGTCGCCCGTCACCACAATCATATTGCTCGTTTTCACCTGAATCTCCAAGGTGTTCAGCGATAGACATATCAAGACATTCCTGTCCCTGGAGTGCAGCACTAGGAATATCAAGGCATTCCTGTCCATGGTATACAGCATTAGAAATATTAAGGCATTCTTGTGGAGCGACTGAAGCTTCTGATAGACCTAGACTGGGTACATCACTTCCATCAGGAAAATCCAACAAGAGTGAGCTTAAGTTCTCAATATAAGATTTATCAATGATGTCCTTCCCATCAGCATCAGCATCCATGAAAAGTTGCTCATCCTCAGAAGTGAAATTGAGCAACGAATTGGATAACTGTTCAAAATACTCTTCAGCATTTGGAGCCAAAATGTTCCTTTCATCACCTATTgtttgatttgaagaaaaattttcagcacAAGGAGAGAAATCAGTCATGATACCAGACATGGTTTGATCTTTTATTTCAGATTTTGAGGGGACATCAATGTCGTCCAATATTAGAAGTTCATCTTCTCCATGCTGTTCATTATCTCCAAGGCAGACACCAGGGCAAGCAGATGCTGAAATGTTGTCAATGCTACTCAAAACTGGCATCTGAGTGATAGGAGAACAATAACCCAAACTCTGTAAAACAGTACCACAATCAGATAAAGATGAGTTAATCACCTGGCATGTAGATCCAGAACAGGCGTTTCCTTCTTTATCAACACTTTGACCAAACATGTTTTGGGGTTTTTCCTCTACATTCAAAGATTGAAGTAAATTACAAGCTTGTAATTCTTGAGATGGGCCATATTCATTAATTGAAATGTGATCCCCAGTCAAAGAAAGATTTTCGTCAAATGGAGGACAAAGATTTTGAGGCTGATTGCCTTGACCAGGGGAAAATCTATGATGATCATTTAATCCTGTACAACATGCAGCAGCGGAAAGACCATCACCACATGAACCGCCTTCATTGACTCCAAGTTTTCCAAGAGAATGATCTATAGCTCCAAAATTTAGTTCTTGATTCCCAAAATAGTTTGAAATTTGATCTCCGAGCAGGAAACCATTAGATGTAGGTCCATTTCCATTTCCAACATCACCATAACTCGATTCATCCAGAAATATCAAATCTATCGAGTCAAAAGATTCATTACATATTCTTTTTCGCATAGTATAATAGCATTTACGTACagtttttgcttttctcttccTTGAAATGCACTTTGCCTCTTTATTATTGTCAATCCTGTTCAATTTTGATTGTGCCATTGGAGCAGATTGTTCAAACTCAATCATGCGAACTGATGCCTCAAAAGAAACAACTGGGTCATACAGAAGAGTATGCCAACGATCTTGCAATTCTTGAACAGTAAATCTGTGAGAAAATTGCACTGCGCCTTTTGCAAGGGATTCCAATGATGCACCAGCCTAAAGCAGAAGAAAAGGAACCACAAAATGAGCACTCAGAAAACAATCTTTTCAGAATAATCATGACTAATCATAAGAAACTACAAAATTTTGGGTGCAAGACTTTCAATGATGTAGTGCATCCCTcttagccaaattcattgccaTTCCGGGGCTTTATATAAAGGGAAATCAACAATGTAGTGGATTCCCTTCTATCAGCACATCAAGAATATCTATAAGACAAATGGCTCTCCAACCATAAGCCTTCTGCAACGACATAGCAAGAAATGTCGCACTTAATATGATGGGAAGCAGTGAAAAATCCCCATGGCCACCGTTCTGCTTTGGTAGTGCAAACTCTAGCCATAActatactactactactacgcCTGAACTTCCCCATCTAAACTAAACTCCACTATCAGTTACTTCACCCCTTAGCACTGTAACTGAAAGAATAAACTATATGTAGTATATACAGGTATGCTTCAAGTAAAGCTTAATAGAAACGCAAACAATGCATGCAACTTTCAAGTCCCAAGGACAAACCACCAGAAGAAATGCAGCATAATAAAATtggagttaaaaaaaaaggacctCTCTTTCGAAAATCAAAAGCACAACTCAATTCAACACAATCGCAGCCGAAttcagttaaataaagtaaaaacaacccaaaacaagaaaaaagaaaattttcttcgTACTGAAAACacgaaaaataatagaaaaaaaaaagaacaagaaagaaataaaacaacagCAACAGAATTTCAATAAAGCAAATTTTCCTTAGTAAAGCAATTCTGAGAAGTCCCAAAAAAAACAGAAATTCTGAGACAGAGCACAAATATATTATTGTACATGTTATATTTGGATTCTAAACTTACCTCAACGGCGTTTTTAAGCAGAAGATCATCTTGGGGAAGCCAATGAGTTGCCACCGGAGCGAGGGCTCCCATGTCTGCCCCAACAAGACTTACAtaaaaaactctctctctctgtctcagTTATTCCCCCGGTGCCCCGGCGCCGCTTTCAGGTTGTTCTATCTTTGTACCTCTTTGCTAAtttacctttttctttcttgtgagTGTCTTGAACTTGTGAATTCTTTGTCTCCAGATTGTGTGAGAGTGTGACGGAGAAAAGGATTTTGGTTTTAAGAGTGGGTCACCACTTCTGAAGAATTGTAGAAGTACAGTAGGAGTCCTAGAACTTTGTTAGTTTCTTACTCTATTCGCCAGGAAAAAGggttaatttcactttatcCCTCAAACTATATATGAAATCTCACTTCCATCCCTAAACTTTAAAATGAAACGTTTAAATCCTTAAACTATGAAATCCTTCCCAACTAAGTAAAATTGTTGACGAAATTCAAAAAATCATCACTATTATTGGGGCATGAGAAACACGCATATGTAAGTGTTGAAAACCAAAATAACGAGAATACAAATATCATTTCGCCCTAAAATATctaacaaacaaataaacaaagttTAGGTCTATATATCTATAAACCAATTCCTTTATATGTAGAACCCTCTCCCCCTTTATATGTagtatagattttttttttctacactGTGGGTATCCGGGACCACCCGACTAATCCCACAGTGTCCAAACAGAGCGGGTTTGACCGATGCCTAGGACGTAAACAACTGGGTTGCGGACTGAAATCGAATCCAAGTGGACTTTGAGTAAAGTCCCAGCCTCCACCATCCGAACAACCCAGCGCGGGCTTATATGTAGTATAGATATTAGAttgcttttttttatttgtttgttgtacATTTAGGGGTGAAATTACATTTATGTCCTTGTTATTTTGGTTTCTAATACTTGATAACCACACTAAATGAGTGTGTTTTCGCACGCTCCAGAAACAATGATAGTTTTTTAAATTCCGTTAACGATTTTACTTAATTAGGACAGATTTCATAGTTTAGGGACTTAATTGTTCCATTATAAAGTTTAGGAACTGAAGCGAAATTTCATCTATAATTTGAGGGGGTGAGATGGAATTaacccaaaaaggaaaaatgaagaaacttcCAAAATTGGACTTGGGCCTCCTTGTCCTTatgttgaaattgatgattaatAAGCTTTGAACCCGTTTGAATGGCAAGTTTtttgagttctttttttttttttttttggtaagataCTATATCGATAtatataaaacaagaaaattaaagaatgtGTTGagataatattttttaaaaaattattgtgAAAAGTTATACAATCTAAACAAGGACAAGCTATTCGTATTTTTACGTTTTAGAAGAAAGAAATGTAATTAAAAAAGAAACGGAATATGTGTTTTGTGTCAAAagttttgaaaagaaacaacacAGAAAAAGATATCAAAtgtatttaaaaaagaaatagagatCATCACAACGTAGAAATAGAGAtcaaatgtatatatatagtacATCAAATTGCTACTCAAGCAGGGCAAAAGTCGTAAGATCCGAGCTTCCACCTCCACTGTGAAGATTAGGCTGGGTAGGCTGAAAGCGTAATGCCAACACACGAGGATAGCCAAGGACCGGATTGTAGTCCCCTCCGCCGTTATCAACCAAGCCATAGTGTGGATCCTCTCCTCTAGCATCCTGcgtaccaaattttccaaaaaaaaaaaaaaaaaaatttgtgataGGCCTCCATCATTTTCACATACtcatcatttaaaaaaaaaaaaaaaaggaaagaagaaaagaactaGGCAGCTCACCAGTTCAAGCAGGAGATTTCTGTGTATTTCTTCAACATTCCTCAGCTGCAATTGGCATGTTGGTAACCAGCGTGGTATGGTAAATACCAATTTCATAAATGCATactaaaaaaatgagaaaaaaaaaaagaaaacatttcCAAGATTTTATATTTCAATCAAGAATACCTTTTTCTTGTGAGTCTCGATCTGATTCCCAATTACCTTATACTGATGCAGAGAAAAAGACTAATTTTagagataaaagaataataGGTATCATGAACCCTCCAACGGAGGGTATTTAATTAGGAAGTGATTAGATATGTTACTTAGGTTAGGTCCAATATCAATTTGTGATATAGATTTAGAAAGGGAAAAACAGTGGATAGCATTTTGATACGATCCAAGAAGCATTGGCCAATTGTAATCCACACATGAAGGCCGCGAGTTTTACAAACCGTCTAAAATTCTGATTCAATTAATGGAGAGGCATGTTGGATTCATATAGGCCTAATCTAATCAAAATGCAAACAAATTCAGATGGAATTTTTTAAGATATTCTGCTTCTATTTTTATTGGTCAACATATATGTTTGAGGTATAGGGAAAAAGGTAGCCTTTACAAACTACTAGTGATAATTTCTCATAGGAAGAAGTGAAAAAACGACATAGCTTTTCCTTTATTCTGAAAAGTTCTTTTAGGTTTTGATACGCAGAAACAAGAAATCTTCTTGATACCCTAGATCTATGAAGCAAAATTCTACCTTCCTCTCCCGAATGGCCCTCAGAGAATTATCCACGTCTTCCATGAGAAAACCGAGCTCATCATAACTCAGATCATTCAAACTCTCCCCCATCCTCTGCctgttatttgttttttttttttttggaaaaaaaattactccAGCAAGAACATATTATTAAATTGAATATTCAAATATAAAGAAGCAAACAGACAAACAGAGAAGAACCTGATCTCCTTACGAAGATTTCTATTCACGTCCTTTAGCTTCTTCAATTGCTCTTGCATTTTCTGAGCCAAAAATTTGACAGAAAGCAGATTTCCAGACATAAAAAGtaagtaaaaaggaaaaaaaaaaaaatgtaggcAGGGAATAGAAAAATCAAGGACCTCATAGTGGGAGCTCCAAAGATCAACCCCTACAGCCTTTTGATACTGATCAACCAACTGCTTTGTCCtgtaaaccaaaacaaaaatgtCTTTGCACAAGCATCAAAAAGAGAAACCCCAGTAGGGGCTAGCTAGTTAATTACCACACGCAGAACACACAGTAAAAAAGAGCTCCCCGGACACGTACGTGGCCGTGGGACTGATGTATTCATGAAGCTTCTGGGTACTGGAGACCATGATGATGGAAACTCTAGCATCGCACAGGACGGTGAGCTCATGAGCTTTCTTAAACAGCCCGTTTCTTCTCTTAGAGTAGGTCACTTGCCTGTTGGTTTGATTCTCTATCCGCTTGATCTGGATCTTCCCACGAGccattttttgccctttttctaAAACTATTACTACCTCAAtctgctcctcctcctcccccttCTATACgactattttcttttctcttctttacgCCTAAGCCCTCTTTAAAGAGTTTTAAATAGTCAGTTGAGTTATATGAATCTAGCCATCTACCAGTATTATTACTGTTCCTACTCAAGAAGAGGATAAGCGCACATGGATTTTCTGAAATGAAAGGAGAGGTTGAGAATTGTTTAGATCCATGGGTTACTAAAAATGGAAAGACTTACCAATTGCGCGAAAAAGTGTTGGCAGAAGTTGATAAAGTTGTTTAAGAATCAGTCACTTCTTAGTTATCTGTCACTGCCAATGCTTCAAGATTTTAAGACTCTTCTTGCTGTGATTGGGTCCCAGTCGTTGCTGAAATTTCCAATCCTTTTGCCTTCCATCTCGAAAGTTAGAGAGGAAGAAATAGGAAAAACTCCGTcttgtcttcatttttttttttcctcctgttACGCAATCACAAGTTGTTCAGTTCTGCTTTGCTCAAACCATCTCtattgactggttttggttaaTTCGTTCTTTCCTTTGGTGTATTTGGCTCACGCAGTGACTTCGTCCACTGACTTGGGTCTCCAATTACTCGAGCAAAATCATTTTGTATATATGTATCAGTaactaaaaattattttccttcTTGTTCAGAATTCTTGTAAATTAATTTGTTTAGAGCAACAAAATACATGTAGAGGTAATGCCACTGATTTGTACTCTATTTGACTTCCATTTTACTTCCGACTTTCTTTAGTGGGAAAATTGTTCGAAATATCTCATCACATTtcgtcaaatgaattttttcatccattGCTTTTAAAATACACTATTTATGCCTCTTACAAAatcaaattggccaaatttAGTCCCAAATTAGGTTTCTGACGATATTTTAACTTGTATCTATCACGTGACCATTACATGGTCATCTTTTTAGGGGCATAAAAATCAGATCCCATATATAGTTAAACATTCACTCTATTCACTTTTAAATTTACCCATAAAAAATAGAATTTGACCTTTTTGTACTTAAAATAATAAACAAATATAAATCACACAGCGTATTCAGGCTAAAAGGGGCTAAAAAAATTCAAGTTAAAACCAAATTTGATGGATTTTTGTTT
Protein-coding regions in this window:
- the LOC113713508 gene encoding uncharacterized protein, giving the protein MGALAPVATHWLPQDDLLLKNAVEAGASLESLAKGAVQFSHRFTVQELQDRWHTLLYDPVVSFEASVRMIEFEQSAPMAQSKLNRIDNNKEAKCISRKRKAKTVRKCYYTMRKRICNESFDSIDLIFLDESSYGDVGNGNGPTSNGFLLGDQISNYFGNQELNFGAIDHSLGKLGVNEGGSCGDGLSAAACCTGLNDHHRFSPGQGNQPQNLCPPFDENLSLTGDHISINEYGPSQELQACNLLQSLNVEEKPQNMFGQSVDKEGNACSGSTCQVINSSLSDCGTVLQSLGYCSPITQMPVLSSIDNISASACPGVCLGDNEQHGEDELLILDDIDVPSKSEIKDQTMSGIMTDFSPCAENFSSNQTIGDERNILAPNAEEYFEQLSNSLLNFTSEDEQLFMDADADGKDIIDKSYIENLSSLLLDFPDGSDVPSLGLSEASVAPQECLNISNAVYHGQECLDIPSAALQGQECLDMSIAEHLGDSGENEQYDCGDGRQVWSVEAQRLSSALTVNPIFPELRNGVICCTLNTEDTEIPDNDDVFLPIWMPCSSISLITNAKSDEAYYPMTSSVNDFSHGEKATAGVMVKCEPRSTSKVHVPPQESRFLSEMGHNHQCNDDGLRFELPCSDVPHVALKKTGGSECPNGANIKHLSNKDIINESLNNGLMKQAENSDQNDNSGDYDRQKKAIVCKQEGDCISPVQISDDIHAELYSIGQIVPNQAVNCALSDEEEFSCESDDDVPYFSDVEAMILDMDLSPDDQDVYHSPRVLRYQHEDARKTIIRLEQAADACVQRCIAAQGALAVLYGRRSRHFIKKPEVLLGRGTKDFKVDIDLGREARANKISRRQATLKMEIDGSFLLKNHGKCPTFVNGKEVLPGHNVNLISGCLIEMGRITFVFETNRTLRKAYLDNICGMKSDLGSQDMD
- the LOC113714952 gene encoding floral homeotic protein DEFICIENS-like isoform X1; amino-acid sequence: MARGKIQIKRIENQTNRQVTYSKRRNGLFKKAHELTVLCDARVSIIMVSSTQKLHEYISPTATTKQLVDQYQKAVGVDLWSSHYEKMQEQLKKLKDVNRNLRKEIRQRMGESLNDLSYDELGFLMEDVDNSLRAIRERKYKVIGNQIETHKKKLRNVEEIHRNLLLELDARGEDPHYGLVDNGGGDYNPVLGYPRVLALRFQPTQPNLHSGGGSSDLTTFALLE
- the LOC113714952 gene encoding floral homeotic protein DEFICIENS-like isoform X2, whose product is MARGKIQIKRIENQTNRQVTYSKRRNGLFKKAHELTVLCDARVSIIMVSSTQKLHEYISPTATTKQLVDQYQKAVGVDLWSSHYEKMQEQLKKLKDVNRNLRKEIRQRMGESLNDLSYDELGFLMEDVDNSLRAIRERKLRNVEEIHRNLLLELDARGEDPHYGLVDNGGGDYNPVLGYPRVLALRFQPTQPNLHSGGGSSDLTTFALLE